Proteins from a single region of Orcinus orca chromosome 20, mOrcOrc1.1, whole genome shotgun sequence:
- the LOC101278150 gene encoding zinc finger protein 615 isoform X1, with protein sequence MIQAQESLTYDDVTMKFTWEEWQLLDPDQKGLYRDVMLENYSNLLSIGYQASKPDALSRLERGEQLWPVEDDSHGRICPEIRKVDDLLQHHLPNHSIQNIVEQCCEHNTLANIVNQNKSHFLLKQNCDMFDLTEKPLNSNLSFENQKRSCNLKNSAEFNGDGKSLLHANHELSFTEIKFPVSAKPISNNSLSTKQQRTHNIEKAHVCSECGKAFFKMSQLFDHQRVHTREKPHGCSLCGKAFSRKSRLTEHQRTHTGLKHYECTECDKTFFEKSQFNIHQKSHMGEKPYTCSECGKAFTKKCRLIYHQRTHTGEKPHGCSLCGKAFSTRFSLTTHQKTHTGEKPYICSECGKGFIEKRRLIAHHRTHTGEKPFICNVCGKSFTLKNSLITHQQTHREEKLYMCSECGKGFSMKHCLIVHQRTHTGEKPYTCNECGKGFTLKSPLIRHQRTHTGEKPYVCSVCGKGFTMKSDLIVHQRTHTAEKPYVCSDCRKGFTVKSRLIVHQRTHTGEKPYVCSECGKGFPAKIRLIGHQRIHTGEKPYVCSECGKGFTEKSHLNVHQRTHTGEKPYVCSECGKGLTGKSMLIAHLRTHTGEKPYICSECGKGFTMKSTLGTHQQTHTGEKPYKCNECGKAFRKKTCLIQHQRIHSGKTSFACTECGKFSLRKNDLITHQRIHTGEKPHECSECGKTFTTKSGLNVHQRKHTGERPYGCSECGKAFAHLSILVKHKRIHR encoded by the exons ATGATCCAGGCCCAG GAATCCCTGACGTATGACGACGTGACTATGAAGTTCACGTGGGAGGAGTGGCAGCTCCTGGACCCTGATCAGAAGGGCCTGTACCgggatgtgatgctggagaactaTAGCAACTTGCTGTCCATAG GGTATCAAGCCAGCAAACCAGATGCTCTCTCCAGGTTGGAACGAGGAGAACAACTGTGGCCAGTAGAAGATGACAGCCACGGTCGAATCTGTCCAG AAATCAGGAAAGTTGATGACCTTCTGCAGCATCACTTGCCAAATCACAGCATTCAAAATATTGTGGAACAATGCTGCGAACATAATACACTTGCAAATATTGTTAATCAGAACAAAAGTCATTTCCTGTTAAAGCAAAATTGTGATATGTTTGACTTAACTGAAAAAcctttaaattcaaatttaagttttGAAAACCAGAAGAGAAGCTGTAACTTAAAGAACTCTGCTGAGTTTAATGGAGATGGGAAATCCCTTCTCCATGCTAACCATGAGCTATCTTTTACTGAAATTAAATTTCCTGTAAGTGCAAAACCCATCAGCAATAACTCCCTGTCTACTAAGCAACAGAGAACTCACAacatagagaaagcccatgtatgcagtgagtgtgggaaagccttctTCAAGATGTCTCAGCTCTTTGATCATCAGAGAGTTCATACTAGAGAAAAACCTCATGGATGCAGTCTGTGTGGGAAAGCCTTCTCCAGAAAATCCAGGCTCACTGAACATCAGAGAACTCATACAGGACTGAAACATTATGAGTGCACTGAATGTGATAAAACCTTCTTCGAGAAATCGCAGTTCAACATACATCAGAAAAGTCATATGGGAGAGAAACCTTACACAtgtagtgaatgtgggaaagcatTCACCAAAAAGTGTCGGCTCATTTATCATCAGCGAACTCATACAGGGGAGAAGCCCCATGGATGCAGTCTGTGTGGAAAAGCCTTCTCTACAAGGTTCAGTCTCACTACACATCAGAAAactcatacaggagagaaaccttacatatgcagtgaatgtggaaaaGGATTCATCGAGAAGAGGCGGCTTATTGCACACCATCGAACTCATACAGGTGAGAAACCATTTATATGCAATGTATGTGGGAAAAGTTTCACCTTGAAGAACAGTCTTATCACTCATCAGCAAACTCACAGAGAAGAGAAACTGTATatgtgcagtgaatgtgggaaaggcTTTTCAATGAAGCACTGCCTCATTGTACATCAGCgaactcatactggagagaaaccctatacaTGCAATGAGTGTGGAAAAGGCTTCACCTTGAAGAGCCCTCTCATCAGACATCAGCGGACTCATACAGGGGAGAAACCCTATGTATGTAGTGTGTGTGGAAAAGGCTTCACCATGAAGAGTGATCTTATTGTACATCAGCGAACCCATACTGCAGAGAAACCCTATGTATGCAGTGACTGTAGGAAAGGCTTCACTGTGAAGAGCCGCCTGATTGTACACCAGCGAACTCATACAGGGGAGAAACCCTACGTGTGCAGTGAATGCGGAAAAGGCTTTCCAGCCAAGATCCGGCTGATAGGACATCAGCGAattcatacaggagagaaaccatatgtaTGCAGTGAATGTGGTAAAGGCTTCACAGAGAAGAGTCATCTCAACGTACACCAGCGcactcacacaggagagaaaccttatgTATGCAGTGAATGTGGCAAAGGCTTAACTGGGAAAAGCATGCTCATCGCACATCTGCgaactcatactggagagaaaccatatATATGCAGTGAATGTGGCAAGGGCTTCACCATGAAGAGTACTCTGGGTACACATCAGCaaactcacactggagagaaaccgtaCAAATGCAACGAGTGTGGTAAAGCCTTTAGGAAGAAGACATGCCTCATacaacatcagagaattcactcAGGAAAAACTTCCTTTGCATGTACTGAATGTGGAAAATTCTCTTTGCGCAAAAATGATCTCATTAcccatcagagaattcacacaggagagaagccacatgaatgcagtgaatgtgggaaaaccttcaCCACAAAGTCAGGGCTCAATGTTcatcaaagaaaacatacaggagAGAGGCCCTATGGATGCAGTGAGTGTGGGAAAGCTTTTGCCCATTTGTCAATCCTTGTTAAACATAAGCGAATTCACAGGTAG
- the LOC101278150 gene encoding zinc finger protein 615 isoform X2 — translation MIQAQESLTYDDVTMKFTWEEWQLLDPDQKGLYRDVMLENYSNLLSIGYQASKPDALSRLERGEQLWPVEDDSHGRICPEIRKVDDLLQHHLPNHSIQNIVEQCCEHNTLANIVNQNKSHFLLKQNCDMFDLTEKPLNSNLSFENQKRSCNLKNSAEFNGDGKSLLHANHELSFTEIKFPVSAKPISNNSLSTKQQRTHNIEKAHVCSECGKAFFKMSQLFDHQRVHTREKPHGCSLCGKAFSRKSRLTEHQRTHTGLKHYECTECDKTFFEKSQFNIHQKSHMGEKPYTCSECGKAFTKKCRLIYHQRTHTGEKPHGCSLCGKAFSTRFSLTTHQKTHTGEKPYICSECGKGFIEKRRLIAHHRTHTGEKPFICNVCGKSFTLKNSLITHQQTHREEKLYMCSECGKGFSMKHCLIVHQRTHTGEKPYTCNECGKGFTLKSPLIRHQRTHTGEKPYVCSVCGKGFTMKSDLIVHQRTHTAEKPYVCSDCRKGFTVKSRLIVHQRTHTGEKPYVCSECGKGFPAKIRLIGHQRIHTGEKPYVCSECGKGFTEKSHLNVHQRTHTGEKPYVCSECGKGLTGKSMLIAHLRTHTGEKPYICSECGKGFTMKSTLGTHQQTHTGEKPYKCNECGKAFRKKTCLIQHQRIHSGKTSFACTECGKFSLRKNDLITHQRIHTGEKPHECSECGKTFTTKSGLNVHQRKHTGERPYGCSECGKAFAHLSILVKHKRIHR, via the exons GAATCCCTGACGTATGACGACGTGACTATGAAGTTCACGTGGGAGGAGTGGCAGCTCCTGGACCCTGATCAGAAGGGCCTGTACCgggatgtgatgctggagaactaTAGCAACTTGCTGTCCATAG GGTATCAAGCCAGCAAACCAGATGCTCTCTCCAGGTTGGAACGAGGAGAACAACTGTGGCCAGTAGAAGATGACAGCCACGGTCGAATCTGTCCAG AAATCAGGAAAGTTGATGACCTTCTGCAGCATCACTTGCCAAATCACAGCATTCAAAATATTGTGGAACAATGCTGCGAACATAATACACTTGCAAATATTGTTAATCAGAACAAAAGTCATTTCCTGTTAAAGCAAAATTGTGATATGTTTGACTTAACTGAAAAAcctttaaattcaaatttaagttttGAAAACCAGAAGAGAAGCTGTAACTTAAAGAACTCTGCTGAGTTTAATGGAGATGGGAAATCCCTTCTCCATGCTAACCATGAGCTATCTTTTACTGAAATTAAATTTCCTGTAAGTGCAAAACCCATCAGCAATAACTCCCTGTCTACTAAGCAACAGAGAACTCACAacatagagaaagcccatgtatgcagtgagtgtgggaaagccttctTCAAGATGTCTCAGCTCTTTGATCATCAGAGAGTTCATACTAGAGAAAAACCTCATGGATGCAGTCTGTGTGGGAAAGCCTTCTCCAGAAAATCCAGGCTCACTGAACATCAGAGAACTCATACAGGACTGAAACATTATGAGTGCACTGAATGTGATAAAACCTTCTTCGAGAAATCGCAGTTCAACATACATCAGAAAAGTCATATGGGAGAGAAACCTTACACAtgtagtgaatgtgggaaagcatTCACCAAAAAGTGTCGGCTCATTTATCATCAGCGAACTCATACAGGGGAGAAGCCCCATGGATGCAGTCTGTGTGGAAAAGCCTTCTCTACAAGGTTCAGTCTCACTACACATCAGAAAactcatacaggagagaaaccttacatatgcagtgaatgtggaaaaGGATTCATCGAGAAGAGGCGGCTTATTGCACACCATCGAACTCATACAGGTGAGAAACCATTTATATGCAATGTATGTGGGAAAAGTTTCACCTTGAAGAACAGTCTTATCACTCATCAGCAAACTCACAGAGAAGAGAAACTGTATatgtgcagtgaatgtgggaaaggcTTTTCAATGAAGCACTGCCTCATTGTACATCAGCgaactcatactggagagaaaccctatacaTGCAATGAGTGTGGAAAAGGCTTCACCTTGAAGAGCCCTCTCATCAGACATCAGCGGACTCATACAGGGGAGAAACCCTATGTATGTAGTGTGTGTGGAAAAGGCTTCACCATGAAGAGTGATCTTATTGTACATCAGCGAACCCATACTGCAGAGAAACCCTATGTATGCAGTGACTGTAGGAAAGGCTTCACTGTGAAGAGCCGCCTGATTGTACACCAGCGAACTCATACAGGGGAGAAACCCTACGTGTGCAGTGAATGCGGAAAAGGCTTTCCAGCCAAGATCCGGCTGATAGGACATCAGCGAattcatacaggagagaaaccatatgtaTGCAGTGAATGTGGTAAAGGCTTCACAGAGAAGAGTCATCTCAACGTACACCAGCGcactcacacaggagagaaaccttatgTATGCAGTGAATGTGGCAAAGGCTTAACTGGGAAAAGCATGCTCATCGCACATCTGCgaactcatactggagagaaaccatatATATGCAGTGAATGTGGCAAGGGCTTCACCATGAAGAGTACTCTGGGTACACATCAGCaaactcacactggagagaaaccgtaCAAATGCAACGAGTGTGGTAAAGCCTTTAGGAAGAAGACATGCCTCATacaacatcagagaattcactcAGGAAAAACTTCCTTTGCATGTACTGAATGTGGAAAATTCTCTTTGCGCAAAAATGATCTCATTAcccatcagagaattcacacaggagagaagccacatgaatgcagtgaatgtgggaaaaccttcaCCACAAAGTCAGGGCTCAATGTTcatcaaagaaaacatacaggagAGAGGCCCTATGGATGCAGTGAGTGTGGGAAAGCTTTTGCCCATTTGTCAATCCTTGTTAAACATAAGCGAATTCACAGGTAG
- the LOC101278150 gene encoding zinc finger protein 615 isoform X4 produces the protein MKFTWEEWQLLDPDQKGLYRDVMLENYSNLLSIGYQASKPDALSRLERGEQLWPVEDDSHGRICPEIRKVDDLLQHHLPNHSIQNIVEQCCEHNTLANIVNQNKSHFLLKQNCDMFDLTEKPLNSNLSFENQKRSCNLKNSAEFNGDGKSLLHANHELSFTEIKFPVSAKPISNNSLSTKQQRTHNIEKAHVCSECGKAFFKMSQLFDHQRVHTREKPHGCSLCGKAFSRKSRLTEHQRTHTGLKHYECTECDKTFFEKSQFNIHQKSHMGEKPYTCSECGKAFTKKCRLIYHQRTHTGEKPHGCSLCGKAFSTRFSLTTHQKTHTGEKPYICSECGKGFIEKRRLIAHHRTHTGEKPFICNVCGKSFTLKNSLITHQQTHREEKLYMCSECGKGFSMKHCLIVHQRTHTGEKPYTCNECGKGFTLKSPLIRHQRTHTGEKPYVCSVCGKGFTMKSDLIVHQRTHTAEKPYVCSDCRKGFTVKSRLIVHQRTHTGEKPYVCSECGKGFPAKIRLIGHQRIHTGEKPYVCSECGKGFTEKSHLNVHQRTHTGEKPYVCSECGKGLTGKSMLIAHLRTHTGEKPYICSECGKGFTMKSTLGTHQQTHTGEKPYKCNECGKAFRKKTCLIQHQRIHSGKTSFACTECGKFSLRKNDLITHQRIHTGEKPHECSECGKTFTTKSGLNVHQRKHTGERPYGCSECGKAFAHLSILVKHKRIHR, from the exons ATGAAGTTCACGTGGGAGGAGTGGCAGCTCCTGGACCCTGATCAGAAGGGCCTGTACCgggatgtgatgctggagaactaTAGCAACTTGCTGTCCATAG GGTATCAAGCCAGCAAACCAGATGCTCTCTCCAGGTTGGAACGAGGAGAACAACTGTGGCCAGTAGAAGATGACAGCCACGGTCGAATCTGTCCAG AAATCAGGAAAGTTGATGACCTTCTGCAGCATCACTTGCCAAATCACAGCATTCAAAATATTGTGGAACAATGCTGCGAACATAATACACTTGCAAATATTGTTAATCAGAACAAAAGTCATTTCCTGTTAAAGCAAAATTGTGATATGTTTGACTTAACTGAAAAAcctttaaattcaaatttaagttttGAAAACCAGAAGAGAAGCTGTAACTTAAAGAACTCTGCTGAGTTTAATGGAGATGGGAAATCCCTTCTCCATGCTAACCATGAGCTATCTTTTACTGAAATTAAATTTCCTGTAAGTGCAAAACCCATCAGCAATAACTCCCTGTCTACTAAGCAACAGAGAACTCACAacatagagaaagcccatgtatgcagtgagtgtgggaaagccttctTCAAGATGTCTCAGCTCTTTGATCATCAGAGAGTTCATACTAGAGAAAAACCTCATGGATGCAGTCTGTGTGGGAAAGCCTTCTCCAGAAAATCCAGGCTCACTGAACATCAGAGAACTCATACAGGACTGAAACATTATGAGTGCACTGAATGTGATAAAACCTTCTTCGAGAAATCGCAGTTCAACATACATCAGAAAAGTCATATGGGAGAGAAACCTTACACAtgtagtgaatgtgggaaagcatTCACCAAAAAGTGTCGGCTCATTTATCATCAGCGAACTCATACAGGGGAGAAGCCCCATGGATGCAGTCTGTGTGGAAAAGCCTTCTCTACAAGGTTCAGTCTCACTACACATCAGAAAactcatacaggagagaaaccttacatatgcagtgaatgtggaaaaGGATTCATCGAGAAGAGGCGGCTTATTGCACACCATCGAACTCATACAGGTGAGAAACCATTTATATGCAATGTATGTGGGAAAAGTTTCACCTTGAAGAACAGTCTTATCACTCATCAGCAAACTCACAGAGAAGAGAAACTGTATatgtgcagtgaatgtgggaaaggcTTTTCAATGAAGCACTGCCTCATTGTACATCAGCgaactcatactggagagaaaccctatacaTGCAATGAGTGTGGAAAAGGCTTCACCTTGAAGAGCCCTCTCATCAGACATCAGCGGACTCATACAGGGGAGAAACCCTATGTATGTAGTGTGTGTGGAAAAGGCTTCACCATGAAGAGTGATCTTATTGTACATCAGCGAACCCATACTGCAGAGAAACCCTATGTATGCAGTGACTGTAGGAAAGGCTTCACTGTGAAGAGCCGCCTGATTGTACACCAGCGAACTCATACAGGGGAGAAACCCTACGTGTGCAGTGAATGCGGAAAAGGCTTTCCAGCCAAGATCCGGCTGATAGGACATCAGCGAattcatacaggagagaaaccatatgtaTGCAGTGAATGTGGTAAAGGCTTCACAGAGAAGAGTCATCTCAACGTACACCAGCGcactcacacaggagagaaaccttatgTATGCAGTGAATGTGGCAAAGGCTTAACTGGGAAAAGCATGCTCATCGCACATCTGCgaactcatactggagagaaaccatatATATGCAGTGAATGTGGCAAGGGCTTCACCATGAAGAGTACTCTGGGTACACATCAGCaaactcacactggagagaaaccgtaCAAATGCAACGAGTGTGGTAAAGCCTTTAGGAAGAAGACATGCCTCATacaacatcagagaattcactcAGGAAAAACTTCCTTTGCATGTACTGAATGTGGAAAATTCTCTTTGCGCAAAAATGATCTCATTAcccatcagagaattcacacaggagagaagccacatgaatgcagtgaatgtgggaaaaccttcaCCACAAAGTCAGGGCTCAATGTTcatcaaagaaaacatacaggagAGAGGCCCTATGGATGCAGTGAGTGTGGGAAAGCTTTTGCCCATTTGTCAATCCTTGTTAAACATAAGCGAATTCACAGGTAG
- the LOC101278150 gene encoding zinc finger protein 615 isoform X3 translates to MIQAQETLSFKDVAVDFTWEEWQLLAPPQKDLYRDVMLENYSNLLSVGYQASKPDALSRLERGEQLWPVEDDSHGRICPEIRKVDDLLQHHLPNHSIQNIVEQCCEHNTLANIVNQNKSHFLLKQNCDMFDLTEKPLNSNLSFENQKRSCNLKNSAEFNGDGKSLLHANHELSFTEIKFPVSAKPISNNSLSTKQQRTHNIEKAHVCSECGKAFFKMSQLFDHQRVHTREKPHGCSLCGKAFSRKSRLTEHQRTHTGLKHYECTECDKTFFEKSQFNIHQKSHMGEKPYTCSECGKAFTKKCRLIYHQRTHTGEKPHGCSLCGKAFSTRFSLTTHQKTHTGEKPYICSECGKGFIEKRRLIAHHRTHTGEKPFICNVCGKSFTLKNSLITHQQTHREEKLYMCSECGKGFSMKHCLIVHQRTHTGEKPYTCNECGKGFTLKSPLIRHQRTHTGEKPYVCSVCGKGFTMKSDLIVHQRTHTAEKPYVCSDCRKGFTVKSRLIVHQRTHTGEKPYVCSECGKGFPAKIRLIGHQRIHTGEKPYVCSECGKGFTEKSHLNVHQRTHTGEKPYVCSECGKGLTGKSMLIAHLRTHTGEKPYICSECGKGFTMKSTLGTHQQTHTGEKPYKCNECGKAFRKKTCLIQHQRIHSGKTSFACTECGKFSLRKNDLITHQRIHTGEKPHECSECGKTFTTKSGLNVHQRKHTGERPYGCSECGKAFAHLSILVKHKRIHR, encoded by the exons GGTATCAAGCCAGCAAACCAGATGCTCTCTCCAGGTTGGAACGAGGAGAACAACTGTGGCCAGTAGAAGATGACAGCCACGGTCGAATCTGTCCAG AAATCAGGAAAGTTGATGACCTTCTGCAGCATCACTTGCCAAATCACAGCATTCAAAATATTGTGGAACAATGCTGCGAACATAATACACTTGCAAATATTGTTAATCAGAACAAAAGTCATTTCCTGTTAAAGCAAAATTGTGATATGTTTGACTTAACTGAAAAAcctttaaattcaaatttaagttttGAAAACCAGAAGAGAAGCTGTAACTTAAAGAACTCTGCTGAGTTTAATGGAGATGGGAAATCCCTTCTCCATGCTAACCATGAGCTATCTTTTACTGAAATTAAATTTCCTGTAAGTGCAAAACCCATCAGCAATAACTCCCTGTCTACTAAGCAACAGAGAACTCACAacatagagaaagcccatgtatgcagtgagtgtgggaaagccttctTCAAGATGTCTCAGCTCTTTGATCATCAGAGAGTTCATACTAGAGAAAAACCTCATGGATGCAGTCTGTGTGGGAAAGCCTTCTCCAGAAAATCCAGGCTCACTGAACATCAGAGAACTCATACAGGACTGAAACATTATGAGTGCACTGAATGTGATAAAACCTTCTTCGAGAAATCGCAGTTCAACATACATCAGAAAAGTCATATGGGAGAGAAACCTTACACAtgtagtgaatgtgggaaagcatTCACCAAAAAGTGTCGGCTCATTTATCATCAGCGAACTCATACAGGGGAGAAGCCCCATGGATGCAGTCTGTGTGGAAAAGCCTTCTCTACAAGGTTCAGTCTCACTACACATCAGAAAactcatacaggagagaaaccttacatatgcagtgaatgtggaaaaGGATTCATCGAGAAGAGGCGGCTTATTGCACACCATCGAACTCATACAGGTGAGAAACCATTTATATGCAATGTATGTGGGAAAAGTTTCACCTTGAAGAACAGTCTTATCACTCATCAGCAAACTCACAGAGAAGAGAAACTGTATatgtgcagtgaatgtgggaaaggcTTTTCAATGAAGCACTGCCTCATTGTACATCAGCgaactcatactggagagaaaccctatacaTGCAATGAGTGTGGAAAAGGCTTCACCTTGAAGAGCCCTCTCATCAGACATCAGCGGACTCATACAGGGGAGAAACCCTATGTATGTAGTGTGTGTGGAAAAGGCTTCACCATGAAGAGTGATCTTATTGTACATCAGCGAACCCATACTGCAGAGAAACCCTATGTATGCAGTGACTGTAGGAAAGGCTTCACTGTGAAGAGCCGCCTGATTGTACACCAGCGAACTCATACAGGGGAGAAACCCTACGTGTGCAGTGAATGCGGAAAAGGCTTTCCAGCCAAGATCCGGCTGATAGGACATCAGCGAattcatacaggagagaaaccatatgtaTGCAGTGAATGTGGTAAAGGCTTCACAGAGAAGAGTCATCTCAACGTACACCAGCGcactcacacaggagagaaaccttatgTATGCAGTGAATGTGGCAAAGGCTTAACTGGGAAAAGCATGCTCATCGCACATCTGCgaactcatactggagagaaaccatatATATGCAGTGAATGTGGCAAGGGCTTCACCATGAAGAGTACTCTGGGTACACATCAGCaaactcacactggagagaaaccgtaCAAATGCAACGAGTGTGGTAAAGCCTTTAGGAAGAAGACATGCCTCATacaacatcagagaattcactcAGGAAAAACTTCCTTTGCATGTACTGAATGTGGAAAATTCTCTTTGCGCAAAAATGATCTCATTAcccatcagagaattcacacaggagagaagccacatgaatgcagtgaatgtgggaaaaccttcaCCACAAAGTCAGGGCTCAATGTTcatcaaagaaaacatacaggagAGAGGCCCTATGGATGCAGTGAGTGTGGGAAAGCTTTTGCCCATTTGTCAATCCTTGTTAAACATAAGCGAATTCACAGGTAG